One window from the genome of Acidobacteriota bacterium encodes:
- a CDS encoding SAM-dependent methyltransferase, which translates to MQPAAIDMSALKSRMRDTWMAGDFGVIARYAEKEMEAFVSRLKLRPGTRVLDVACGTGNTLIPAARAGAEVTGVDIATNLVEQARARAAKEALKVEVREGDAEQLEFPDSAFDVAMSTFGAMFAPRPELVARELLRVTKSGGMIAMANWTPMGFVGKMFRISAKHVPPPADIPPPALWGDEEVVRQRLGGGAKQIDCTRRTCDFDFPFPPAEVLALFRKYFGPTQVAFSKLDENGQAALSADLEKLWNEHNQATGNTTRIRAEYLEVHATRD; encoded by the coding sequence ATGCAACCTGCTGCGATAGACATGTCCGCGCTGAAGTCGCGAATGCGCGATACCTGGATGGCGGGCGACTTTGGCGTGATCGCGCGCTATGCCGAGAAGGAGATGGAGGCGTTTGTCTCGCGGCTGAAATTGCGGCCAGGCACACGTGTGCTGGACGTGGCGTGCGGCACCGGCAACACGCTGATTCCCGCGGCGCGAGCCGGAGCTGAAGTCACAGGCGTGGATATTGCCACCAACCTCGTGGAGCAGGCACGCGCGCGTGCGGCGAAGGAAGCACTGAAGGTCGAGGTCCGCGAAGGCGACGCCGAGCAACTGGAGTTTCCCGATTCGGCATTCGACGTAGCGATGTCAACTTTCGGAGCCATGTTCGCGCCGCGTCCCGAGCTGGTTGCGCGAGAGTTGCTGCGCGTCACCAAGTCCGGCGGCATGATCGCCATGGCCAACTGGACGCCGATGGGCTTCGTCGGCAAGATGTTCCGCATCAGCGCAAAACATGTCCCGCCGCCTGCAGACATTCCGCCGCCCGCGTTGTGGGGAGACGAAGAGGTAGTGCGCCAGCGCCTCGGCGGGGGCGCCAAACAGATTGACTGCACGCGCCGCACCTGCGATTTCGACTTTCCGTTTCCTCCCGCTGAAGTCCTGGCGCTCTTCCGCAAGTATTTTGGACCCACGCAGGTCGCGTTTTCGAAGCTGGACGAGAACGGCCAGGCGGCTCTCAGCGCTGATCTGGAGAAGCTGTGGAATGAACACAATCAGGCCACGGGCAATACAACCAGGATCAGAGCCGAATATCTCGAGGTGCACGCGACTCGGGACTAG
- a CDS encoding AAA family ATPase produces MLDFLNHILSGQNQFASGGLLLMIVGGLGVYLRALPLRFWSWFVDQTVMMITVKDDDLAFVWVKEWFLEQKFLKRIRRVDLDTTLRGEELALIPAPGRHWFWHAGRPFCVWFLRSEEAQGRGMRRIESLTFRTIGRDQKFLKLFVEEVVACHKKKLKTASLLYVYDDGWTYVQAYTPRSLDSVILKPGEKEHLIWDLEKFRASRQRYRRLGVPYHRGYLLYGPPGTGKTSLLSGLAAKFGMSIYAVNLIEFNDRTLKNAMNDVPENSMILFEDIDCMKAGNRRPEAEEWSRKQEAATGNQKTDSTERFSVTLSGLLNVLDGFHAPENVVFVMTTNKVEELDPALLRPGRIDYKLFMGEAAESQKIELYRRFFPDAMEIEGREFAEAHFAATMAEFQGLLLALEQGEERFDQIETQHEIVA; encoded by the coding sequence ATGTTGGACTTCTTGAATCACATTTTGAGCGGCCAAAACCAGTTTGCCTCCGGCGGATTGCTGCTGATGATCGTCGGCGGTCTCGGCGTGTACTTGCGCGCCTTACCGTTGCGGTTTTGGTCGTGGTTCGTCGACCAGACAGTGATGATGATCACGGTGAAAGACGATGACCTGGCATTCGTGTGGGTAAAGGAATGGTTCCTGGAGCAGAAATTCCTGAAGCGAATTCGCCGCGTCGATCTCGATACGACTCTGCGCGGCGAGGAACTGGCGCTGATTCCCGCTCCGGGGAGGCATTGGTTTTGGCATGCGGGCCGGCCGTTCTGCGTGTGGTTTCTTCGAAGCGAGGAAGCGCAAGGCCGGGGCATGCGACGTATTGAGTCGCTTACGTTTCGAACCATCGGCAGGGACCAGAAGTTCCTGAAGCTGTTCGTCGAGGAGGTCGTGGCTTGCCACAAGAAGAAGCTGAAGACGGCTTCGCTGCTTTATGTGTACGACGATGGCTGGACCTACGTTCAGGCTTACACTCCGCGTTCGCTGGATTCGGTGATCCTGAAGCCGGGCGAGAAAGAGCATCTGATTTGGGATCTCGAGAAATTTAGAGCGTCCCGACAGCGATACCGCCGGCTCGGAGTGCCATACCACCGTGGATATCTGTTGTACGGTCCTCCCGGAACGGGAAAGACATCGTTGCTCTCGGGCTTGGCGGCAAAGTTTGGCATGTCGATCTATGCCGTCAACTTGATCGAGTTCAACGATCGCACCCTCAAGAACGCAATGAACGACGTGCCCGAGAACTCAATGATTCTGTTCGAGGACATCGATTGCATGAAGGCAGGAAATCGCAGACCGGAGGCAGAGGAATGGAGCAGAAAGCAGGAGGCGGCGACCGGCAATCAGAAGACCGATTCCACGGAACGCTTCAGTGTCACCCTTTCGGGGCTGCTCAATGTACTCGACGGTTTTCACGCTCCCGAAAATGTGGTGTTCGTGATGACCACCAACAAAGTAGAGGAGCTCGACCCGGCGCTGCTGCGTCCCGGGCGCATCGATTACAAGCTGTTCATGGGAGAGGCTGCGGAGTCACAGAAGATCGAGCTCTATCGCAGGTTTTTCCCGGATGCGATGGAGATCGAAGGACGAGAGTTCGCGGAAGCACACTTCGCAGCGACGATGGCAGAGTTTCAAGGTCTGCTCCTGGCTTTGGAGCAAGGAGAAGAACGGTTCGATCAGATCGAAACGCAGCACGAAATTGTGGCCTAG
- a CDS encoding FAD-binding oxidoreductase — MLLRSKTLLFGIAAGALALILIGPPIFHLARTTYRDRAAIEKLPHGYADDVSRMNKTRVAENWDVPSNVDEAERKLRELLHRAQESGLHVSIAGARHSMGGQTIYPGGININMRPLNGMGLDEARNLLHVQAGATWAEIIPYLDKHGRSIQVMQSDNAFTVGGSLSVNCHGWQYGRPPVASTVESFRLMKADGKVVRCSRSENKELFSLALGGYGLFGVILDADLHVVANERLRLEQALVPLGRAMQAFDRKIREKPGVRMVYARLNTTPANIFDEVLINMFYPDSGPIPQLVQADSRWMARAVFRGSAGNDYGKGMRWEAETKVLPYLQGTVFSRNQLMNDSPEWYLDRSAETTDILHEYFVPREGAGSFLLQAKKIIRGHNADLLNVTVRDVEEDPDTFLRYADKHMIAFVMFFSQPRTEQGDRKMQDITTELVDAALKVGGRYYLPYRLHATVEQFHRAYPQSEEFFRLKRQYDPQEIFQNQFYIKYADHAARSGDLSTMR; from the coding sequence ATGCTCCTTCGCTCTAAGACACTCCTTTTCGGAATTGCAGCGGGTGCGCTGGCGTTGATTCTGATTGGGCCTCCCATCTTCCATCTGGCGCGAACCACCTACAGAGACAGAGCAGCTATCGAGAAGCTGCCGCATGGATATGCAGATGACGTCAGCCGGATGAACAAGACTCGCGTCGCTGAGAACTGGGACGTGCCTTCCAATGTTGACGAAGCTGAACGAAAGCTGCGCGAGTTGCTGCATAGAGCGCAGGAGTCCGGTCTGCACGTGTCCATCGCGGGTGCTCGTCACAGTATGGGCGGCCAGACCATCTATCCGGGTGGGATCAACATCAACATGCGCCCGCTGAATGGCATGGGGTTAGACGAAGCCAGGAATCTGCTGCACGTGCAGGCTGGGGCAACGTGGGCAGAGATTATTCCGTATCTGGATAAGCACGGGCGATCGATCCAGGTGATGCAGTCTGACAACGCGTTCACGGTGGGAGGATCGCTCAGCGTGAATTGCCATGGCTGGCAGTATGGGCGTCCGCCGGTCGCTTCGACAGTGGAATCGTTCCGCCTGATGAAGGCAGATGGAAAGGTTGTGCGCTGCAGCCGGTCTGAAAATAAGGAACTGTTCTCGCTTGCGCTGGGTGGCTATGGTCTTTTCGGCGTCATCCTTGACGCTGACCTGCACGTCGTTGCTAACGAACGGCTCAGGCTTGAGCAAGCCCTGGTGCCGCTTGGCCGAGCTATGCAGGCTTTCGACCGCAAGATTCGCGAAAAGCCGGGAGTCAGGATGGTTTATGCCAGGCTGAACACTACTCCTGCAAATATCTTCGACGAAGTGCTGATCAACATGTTCTATCCCGATTCGGGACCCATTCCGCAGCTCGTGCAGGCTGATTCACGCTGGATGGCGCGAGCGGTCTTTCGCGGCTCTGCCGGCAATGATTACGGCAAAGGGATGCGCTGGGAAGCGGAAACCAAAGTCCTGCCTTACCTGCAGGGAACAGTGTTTTCGCGCAATCAACTGATGAACGACAGCCCAGAATGGTACCTCGACCGCTCAGCGGAGACGACCGATATCCTACATGAATACTTTGTGCCTCGCGAAGGAGCAGGGTCCTTCCTGCTCCAGGCCAAGAAGATCATCCGTGGCCACAATGCCGATCTGCTGAACGTGACTGTGAGGGACGTGGAGGAGGATCCAGATACGTTCTTGCGATATGCAGACAAACACATGATTGCGTTTGTCATGTTCTTCAGTCAGCCTCGCACTGAGCAGGGCGACCGAAAAATGCAAGACATCACCACAGAGCTTGTGGATGCGGCGCTGAAAGTTGGTGGACGCTATTACCTGCCTTACCGCCTCCACGCAACCGTGGAGCAGTTCCACCGCGCCTATCCGCAGTCGGAAGAATTCTTCCGGCTAAAGCGGCAATATGATCCTCAGGAGATTTTTCAAAATCAGTTCTACATCAAGTACGCGGACCATGCGGCACGATCAGGTGATCTTTCAACGATGAGATGA
- a CDS encoding TROVE domain-containing protein, whose protein sequence is MARLNVFKLNFGRRTHEGAPARQVSTELQLRRSVLACLLWESQFYEDGVEIAGRIAELVPKVAVEKVAGLAVEAREQMKLRHVPLLLVREMARHKTHRALVSETLARVIQRADELAEFVAIYWKDGKAPLSGQVKKGLAAAFPKFDEYQLAKYDRGGPIKLRDVLFLSHAKPRDEAQAEVWKKLIAGSLTTPDTWEVALSSGADKREAWERLLRERKLGGLALLRNLRNVREVGVDEALVVSAIRSMNTARVLPFRFLAAARYAPKWEEALEQAMLKCVAETEKLPGKTIILVDVSGSMTAPLSRRSEMQRTDAAYGLAVLLREIAEKVGVYSFSDGLEEVPARRGFALRDAIDKSQAHSSTRLGKAVELLNHLEDYDRLIVITDEQAHDTVPAPRGKGYVINVASYKNGVGYGKWTHIDGWSESVIEYIRAMEQTKWVN, encoded by the coding sequence ATGGCACGACTCAACGTGTTTAAACTCAACTTTGGACGTCGCACGCATGAAGGTGCTCCGGCGCGGCAGGTTTCTACGGAGCTGCAGTTGCGGCGCTCGGTGCTGGCTTGCCTGCTTTGGGAAAGCCAGTTCTACGAGGACGGAGTCGAGATCGCCGGCCGCATCGCCGAACTCGTGCCGAAGGTTGCGGTTGAGAAGGTCGCGGGGTTGGCGGTAGAGGCGCGCGAGCAGATGAAGCTGCGCCATGTGCCATTGCTGCTTGTCCGCGAGATGGCTCGCCACAAGACGCATCGCGCTCTGGTTTCGGAGACGCTCGCTCGCGTCATCCAGCGCGCCGACGAACTCGCCGAGTTCGTTGCCATTTACTGGAAGGACGGCAAGGCGCCGCTCTCCGGCCAGGTGAAGAAGGGACTGGCGGCGGCCTTCCCGAAGTTTGATGAGTACCAGCTCGCCAAGTACGATCGCGGCGGGCCGATCAAGTTGCGGGACGTGCTCTTCCTCTCGCACGCGAAGCCTCGCGACGAGGCGCAGGCGGAAGTCTGGAAGAAGCTGATCGCGGGAAGCCTGACTACACCCGACACGTGGGAGGTCGCACTCTCGTCTGGCGCCGACAAGCGCGAAGCGTGGGAGCGTCTGCTGCGTGAGCGAAAGCTCGGTGGACTCGCGTTGCTGCGCAACCTGCGGAACGTTCGCGAGGTTGGAGTCGACGAGGCGCTAGTGGTATCGGCGATTCGCTCGATGAACACGGCGCGAGTGCTTCCGTTCCGCTTCCTGGCTGCGGCGCGTTATGCGCCAAAGTGGGAAGAGGCGCTCGAGCAGGCGATGCTCAAGTGCGTGGCCGAAACCGAGAAGTTGCCGGGCAAGACGATTATCCTGGTGGATGTCTCCGGCTCGATGACCGCTCCACTGTCGCGGCGCTCCGAGATGCAGCGCACCGACGCTGCCTACGGTCTTGCAGTGCTGTTGCGCGAGATCGCAGAGAAGGTCGGCGTGTACAGCTTCTCGGACGGGCTGGAAGAGGTACCGGCGCGTCGTGGATTCGCTTTGCGCGACGCCATCGACAAGTCTCAGGCACACAGCAGCACGCGACTGGGCAAGGCAGTAGAACTCCTCAATCACCTTGAGGACTACGACCGCCTGATCGTGATCACCGACGAGCAGGCGCACGACACCGTTCCCGCGCCGCGCGGCAAGGGCTACGTAATCAACGTGGCCAGCTACAAGAACGGCGTGGGCTACGGCAAGTGGACGCACATCGATGGCTGGTCAGAGTCGGTCATCGAGTACATCCGAGCGATGGAGCAAACGAAGTGGGTGAACTAG
- a CDS encoding type II toxin-antitoxin system prevent-host-death family antitoxin, whose product MTTVGAFEAKTKLNALLKKVAKGETIQITLRGVPVAKLVPAGSEEAQDPRDIVRDIRALRKGVTLGKIQIRDLVREGRRH is encoded by the coding sequence ATGACTACCGTAGGCGCCTTTGAGGCAAAAACAAAGCTGAATGCTCTTCTCAAGAAAGTTGCAAAAGGGGAGACGATTCAGATCACTCTCCGCGGCGTTCCGGTGGCGAAGCTTGTTCCTGCCGGTTCTGAGGAGGCGCAAGATCCGCGCGACATCGTGCGTGACATCCGCGCGCTCAGAAAAGGCGTGACGCTGGGAAAAATACAGATCCGGGATTTAGTCAGGGAGGGGCGACGACATTAG
- a CDS encoding rhomboid family intramembrane serine protease yields the protein MQHEAAQRGELPEDAPQPVITRPWQRAGVSSVNLSRALVGINIAVYILMGLVGGGLLSDPSPQQLVGSGANFGPLTFNGEWWRLITYAFLHGSLLHIAFNMWCLWDLGALCESLYGTLTFGAIYFISAVAGGLASTGLHPGRLSVGASGAIFGLAGALIASFYLGEFTLPKPVIQAQLRSLIFFVGFNIILGMGAGTTDNFCHLGGLLAGMFCGALIARFAPSENNVRARLVIIGVAALTLAAITYSLERSRSYILRGCIPSANSQSIACVRTKDQPPPLTFS from the coding sequence GTGCAGCACGAGGCTGCGCAGCGCGGCGAATTGCCTGAGGACGCGCCGCAGCCTGTCATCACTCGTCCATGGCAGCGCGCTGGCGTAAGCTCCGTGAATCTGAGCCGTGCGCTGGTTGGAATCAACATCGCTGTTTACATCCTCATGGGGTTGGTTGGAGGCGGACTGCTCTCCGATCCTTCTCCGCAGCAGCTGGTTGGTTCCGGCGCCAACTTCGGACCGCTGACTTTCAATGGGGAATGGTGGCGGCTGATTACCTACGCTTTTCTCCACGGCAGCCTGCTTCACATCGCCTTCAACATGTGGTGCCTGTGGGACCTTGGCGCTCTTTGCGAATCCCTATATGGGACACTTACCTTTGGCGCGATCTACTTCATCAGCGCAGTCGCGGGAGGACTCGCCAGCACTGGACTGCATCCGGGGCGGCTGAGTGTGGGAGCTTCGGGCGCAATCTTCGGACTCGCCGGAGCTTTGATCGCCAGCTTTTATCTTGGCGAATTCACGCTGCCAAAACCGGTAATTCAGGCCCAACTCCGCAGCCTGATTTTCTTTGTGGGCTTTAATATCATCCTCGGCATGGGCGCGGGCACGACTGACAATTTCTGCCATCTCGGAGGTCTCCTGGCCGGGATGTTCTGCGGAGCGCTGATTGCGCGCTTCGCGCCGTCAGAGAACAACGTGCGGGCTCGCCTGGTAATCATTGGAGTTGCGGCACTAACTCTCGCCGCGATCACGTATTCACTGGAGCGCTCGCGCAGTTACATCCTGCGGGGATGTATCCCTTCGGCAAATTCACAATCCATCGCATGCGTCAGAACGAAGGATCAACCACCGCCATTGACGTTTTCCTAG
- a CDS encoding VapC toxin family PIN domain ribonuclease, translated as MRHTKRLVLDASVAVAWCFADEATSFTDGILDLLANGTTVMVPALWPLEVSNAILSAERKKRLTVAQATAFLRRVSGLPISLDAMPLGHAFSEVLSVARQHQLTAYNAAYLELALRQDLPLATLDEPLRRSARAAGVALM; from the coding sequence ATTAGGCACACCAAGAGGCTGGTGCTTGACGCGTCGGTCGCCGTCGCTTGGTGTTTTGCAGACGAGGCTACCTCCTTTACCGACGGAATTCTTGACCTGCTGGCAAACGGAACGACGGTGATGGTCCCGGCGCTTTGGCCGCTTGAGGTGTCGAATGCCATATTGAGCGCCGAACGCAAGAAGCGGCTTACGGTGGCGCAGGCTACGGCATTTCTTCGTCGCGTGTCGGGACTTCCGATCTCACTCGACGCGATGCCGCTGGGGCATGCCTTCAGCGAAGTTCTCTCTGTCGCACGGCAGCACCAGCTTACGGCATACAACGCTGCATACTTGGAACTCGCACTTCGCCAAGACCTTCCCCTGGCCACTCTCGACGAGCCCCTTCGACGTTCCGCGCGGGCTGCCGGCGTGGCGCTGATGTAG
- a CDS encoding polysaccharide deacetylase — MAKPVFYDPQLKRWRNLRLLLRLSGLVITLVAAVFMYTALRSEALPQTIWPEIKRAYKPVRDTKKHAGAAHGSHRKTKKPPSQVPLNEDEGLRAAFYVTWDKGSYSSLKEYLRQIDLLYPEWLHVLTPDGRMQGSDALTNEMFDVVSGTSIHQVDDQVMPLIRQTKADVEVFPLVNNFDPVSGKWLHNVGDFFDNADGRANFRHQLLTFLSSDAKFKGVSVDFEDFPRTAQPGFNALIGEMAADLHSRGLKMYINVPADDDDFNYKYLADNSDGLILMNYDEHQSESKAGPVASHSFFVGNIQKALKVIPKDKLIVAIGNYGYEWGNKPVECPEGTHSNVCNLSVQDAWIRSAESETPIDLDSDSLNPHFAYDEDDGTTHQIWFLDAVTALNQMRAARNLGIRTFALWRLGSEDRSLWEIWDKPRASDPATKLAEVPPGPDVSIEGQGEILRIMQRPSPGKRVVTVDPDTELVTDEHFTRLPNPYQLEAYGYKEKKIAITFDDGPDATYTPQILDILRRKHAPATFFLIGIPSENDPGLVKRINDEGHEIGNHTLTHPNISEISTWRFEKEINVTERLFAAKLGVKPIFFRPPYSIDQEPDTADEVKPLELTQDMGYITVGDKIDPSDWSLSPRYSAAEIAENVFKDLDKGNIILLHDGGGDRSQTVRALPLIIDGIRARGYEIVPVSKLIDQTRAQVMPPLTTPREVWAARVDNLAFWMFSIVLIGVQMIFFLGDILMTGRLLIIGALATIDRIRGSSSQNLDPAFRPAVAVLIPAYNEEKVIERTIRSVLASSYRNLRVIVIDDGSKDRTLEIATSKFQNEISAGKVVVLTKPNSGKAEALNYGLEQVTEDFYIGIDADTVIAREAIARLIPHFADRSIGAVAGNAKVGNRVNIWTRWQALEYITSQNFERRALDLLGAVTVVPGALGAWRTEIVKKAGGYHAITVAEDADLTMNILRSGYRVIYEDRALAYTEAPVSARGLMRQRFRWSFGILQAVWKNRGALLRRGALGWFALPNIVIFQIMLPLVSPLIDVMFIVSAVWYLIDRHFHPYAANPATFQKLVIYFVSFLIIDFLASSLAFALERRDPRQHEDYWLLADIWIQRFTYRQVFSVVLFKTIKRAIDGRAFSWEKLERTAALSHGGD, encoded by the coding sequence ATGGCCAAGCCGGTTTTTTACGACCCACAACTCAAGCGATGGCGTAATCTGCGCCTGCTTTTGCGCCTTTCCGGGCTCGTAATAACGCTTGTCGCCGCCGTTTTTATGTACACAGCGCTGCGTTCTGAAGCCTTACCGCAGACGATTTGGCCGGAAATCAAGCGCGCTTATAAGCCTGTGCGCGACACTAAAAAGCATGCTGGAGCCGCTCACGGATCGCATCGCAAGACCAAAAAGCCGCCTTCCCAGGTTCCATTAAACGAAGATGAAGGCTTACGCGCAGCCTTTTACGTCACCTGGGACAAAGGTAGTTACTCTTCACTGAAGGAATATCTTCGTCAAATCGACCTTTTATACCCCGAATGGCTGCACGTTTTGACGCCCGACGGACGCATGCAAGGCTCCGACGCGCTCACAAACGAGATGTTCGACGTCGTTAGCGGCACTTCAATTCACCAGGTTGACGACCAGGTGATGCCGCTAATTCGCCAAACCAAGGCGGACGTCGAGGTCTTTCCGCTGGTCAATAACTTTGATCCCGTTTCGGGAAAATGGCTTCACAACGTCGGAGACTTCTTCGATAACGCCGATGGACGCGCAAATTTCCGCCATCAACTGCTCACTTTTCTCTCTTCCGACGCCAAGTTCAAGGGCGTTTCCGTCGACTTTGAGGACTTTCCCCGCACCGCTCAGCCCGGCTTCAACGCGCTAATTGGCGAGATGGCCGCCGACCTCCACTCCCGCGGACTGAAGATGTACATCAACGTCCCCGCCGATGACGACGACTTCAACTACAAGTACCTCGCCGACAACTCCGATGGCCTCATCCTTATGAATTACGACGAGCACCAGTCGGAGAGCAAAGCCGGACCGGTCGCCAGTCACAGCTTCTTTGTCGGCAACATTCAGAAGGCGCTGAAAGTTATTCCCAAAGACAAACTCATCGTTGCCATCGGAAATTACGGATACGAGTGGGGCAACAAGCCGGTCGAGTGTCCTGAAGGCACTCACTCCAACGTCTGCAACCTCTCCGTGCAGGATGCGTGGATTCGTTCCGCCGAATCCGAAACGCCTATCGATCTCGATTCCGATTCACTGAATCCCCACTTCGCGTATGACGAAGATGACGGCACCACGCATCAGATCTGGTTTCTCGACGCTGTCACCGCGTTGAATCAAATGCGCGCCGCGCGCAATCTCGGCATCCGGACATTTGCGCTGTGGCGCCTCGGCTCCGAAGATCGTTCACTTTGGGAGATCTGGGACAAGCCTCGCGCCTCCGATCCCGCAACCAAACTCGCCGAAGTTCCCCCTGGTCCGGATGTTTCCATCGAAGGACAGGGCGAGATCCTGCGCATCATGCAGCGTCCCTCGCCGGGCAAGCGCGTGGTGACGGTCGATCCCGATACGGAACTCGTCACCGACGAGCACTTCACCAGGCTGCCGAATCCCTATCAACTCGAAGCTTACGGTTATAAAGAGAAGAAGATCGCGATCACCTTTGACGATGGTCCCGACGCAACCTACACCCCGCAGATACTCGACATACTCAGGCGCAAGCACGCGCCCGCCACATTCTTCCTCATCGGCATTCCCTCCGAGAACGATCCCGGATTGGTAAAGCGCATCAACGACGAGGGCCACGAGATCGGCAACCACACGCTCACGCATCCCAACATCAGCGAAATCTCCACGTGGCGTTTCGAAAAGGAAATCAACGTTACCGAGCGCTTATTCGCTGCGAAGCTCGGCGTAAAGCCGATCTTCTTCCGCCCGCCCTACTCGATCGACCAGGAGCCCGACACCGCCGACGAAGTCAAGCCGCTCGAGCTCACCCAGGACATGGGATACATCACCGTGGGCGACAAGATCGACCCCAGCGACTGGTCGCTAAGCCCGCGTTACAGCGCAGCCGAGATCGCCGAAAACGTCTTCAAAGATCTCGACAAGGGCAACATCATTCTTCTTCACGACGGCGGCGGAGACCGCTCGCAGACCGTGAGAGCCCTCCCGCTGATCATCGACGGCATCCGCGCCCGCGGCTACGAGATCGTTCCCGTTTCGAAACTCATCGACCAGACCCGCGCCCAGGTGATGCCGCCGCTCACCACGCCGCGCGAAGTGTGGGCAGCGCGCGTCGATAACCTGGCCTTCTGGATGTTCAGCATCGTCCTCATCGGCGTGCAGATGATCTTCTTCCTCGGCGACATCCTCATGACCGGACGCCTCCTTATTATTGGCGCGCTCGCCACCATCGACCGCATTCGGGGCTCGTCGTCGCAAAACCTCGATCCCGCCTTCAGGCCGGCGGTCGCAGTGTTGATCCCCGCGTATAACGAAGAAAAAGTCATCGAGCGCACGATTCGCTCGGTGCTGGCGTCGAGCTATCGCAACCTGCGCGTGATCGTCATTGACGACGGCTCGAAGGATCGGACGCTCGAGATCGCCACCAGCAAGTTCCAAAATGAAATTAGCGCCGGGAAAGTAGTAGTTCTCACCAAGCCCAATTCCGGCAAAGCTGAAGCCCTGAACTACGGCCTCGAGCAGGTGACCGAAGATTTCTACATCGGCATCGACGCCGATACGGTAATCGCCCGCGAAGCCATCGCCCGCCTGATTCCGCATTTTGCCGATCGCAGCATCGGCGCCGTAGCCGGCAATGCCAAAGTGGGAAATCGCGTGAATATCTGGACGCGCTGGCAGGCTCTCGAGTACATCACCAGCCAGAACTTCGAGCGCCGCGCGCTCGACCTGCTCGGCGCCGTCACGGTCGTCCCCGGCGCACTGGGCGCATGGCGCACCGAGATCGTGAAGAAAGCCGGCGGCTATCACGCCATCACCGTAGCCGAAGACGCCGATCTCACAATGAATATCCTGCGCAGCGGCTACCGCGTCATCTACGAAGACCGCGCGCTAGCCTACACCGAAGCCCCGGTAAGCGCCCGCGGCCTGATGCGCCAACGCTTCCGCTGGTCGTTCGGCATTCTCCAGGCCGTCTGGAAAAACCGTGGAGCTTTGCTCCGCCGCGGCGCGCTAGGCTGGTTCGCGCTCCCCAACATCGTCATCTTCCAGATCATGCTTCCACTGGTCTCGCCGCTGATCGATGTAATGTTCATCGTAAGCGCAGTCTGGTATCTGATCGATCGCCACTTCCATCCCTACGCCGCCAATCCCGCAACCTTCCAGAAGCTGGTGATCTATTTCGTCAGCTTCCTGATCATCGATTTCCTCGCGTCATCACTAGCCTTCGCCCTGGAACGCCGCGATCCACGCCAGCACGAAGATTATTGGCTCCTCGCCGACATCTGGATCCAGCGCTTCACCTACCGCCAGGTGTTCTCAGTGGTGCTGTTCAAGACCATCAAGCGCGCGATCGATGGCCGCGCGTTTTCCTGGGAAAAGCTGGAGCGGACGGCGGCCCTGTCTCATGGAGGCGATTGA
- the kdsB gene encoding 3-deoxy-manno-octulosonate cytidylyltransferase: MRALAIIPARLASTRLSRKVLREIAGRPMLAHVIEAARRCPQLSDVIVATDSDEVLSVCKQHGWRAEMTSSSHRSGTDRVWEVAQRIPADVYVNLQGDEPLARPEHISALLAPMQEARAMVSTVKTPCSTADAHNPNAVKVVTDLAGRALYFTRATVPFDRDNTGSVKRFKHLGFYGYRREALEKFCSWPESELERAERLEQLRFLDHGIEIHVAETPYDTVGVDTEEDLKRVEEILKRS, translated from the coding sequence ATGCGCGCTCTCGCCATCATCCCCGCACGCCTCGCCTCGACTCGGCTTTCGCGCAAAGTTCTGCGCGAGATCGCTGGACGTCCCATGCTGGCACACGTCATCGAAGCTGCACGGCGATGTCCGCAGCTTTCGGATGTCATCGTTGCCACCGATTCCGACGAGGTGCTCTCGGTCTGCAAACAGCACGGATGGCGCGCTGAGATGACTTCGTCTTCGCATCGCAGCGGGACCGATCGCGTGTGGGAGGTCGCGCAGCGAATCCCCGCAGACGTTTACGTAAACCTGCAAGGCGATGAACCTCTGGCGCGTCCCGAGCACATTTCCGCGCTGCTGGCGCCGATGCAGGAGGCGCGAGCGATGGTCTCGACGGTGAAAACCCCTTGCAGCACCGCCGATGCCCATAATCCCAACGCGGTGAAAGTCGTAACCGATCTCGCCGGACGCGCACTCTACTTCACGCGCGCCACTGTTCCCTTCGACCGCGACAACACGGGTTCAGTGAAGCGCTTCAAGCATCTCGGCTTCTATGGATATCGCCGCGAGGCGCTGGAGAAATTCTGCTCATGGCCCGAATCGGAACTCGAGCGCGCCGAACGACTGGAACAGTTACGCTTTCTCGATCACGGCATTGAGATTCATGTGGCGGAGACTCCCTATGACACAGTGGGAGTGGATACAGAAGAGGACCTCAAGCGGGTCGAGGAAATCCTAAAGAGGAGCTAG